The genomic stretch TCACTTATCACTCACAGAATCATCCAAACAACCCATACTTGCATACAAAAGCCTCATGTACAAATTGTAGTAGATGTAAGGTAGTTTTggagggtttttattttattttattttctggaTGGGCTGGCTTTTAAAAGAATGATATTGTTGTTATCCtatcaaaaataacaaattctTCACATTTCTTTCAGGGAAACAGGCATATTGCTGAACCATATAAATCTTTTACATGTGGATTCTTTTTGCAGTTACATTTCATTGCAAACTGTTTATCCTTATTCCAACAGAAACAAACACAATCTTTCATGGCTAGATAGGAAGTTAAGAAGTTACCACAAGAGTTTGATTGTTCCCCAAGGAAATCAAAGTGGGGAAAGCTCTATCTATGGTACTTGCGGCAACGGTTATAACCCATGGAGCTGTATTTATGACAGACTGAGGATAAGGACCAGAATTCCCGGCAGAGCATACAACTGAAATTCCTTTAGCTACAGCATGTAATGAACCAATGGACACAACATCATCCACATAAGTATCAAGTGGAGGTGGTGCGCCAAGAGACACTGAAAGCACATCTACGCCATCAAATATTGCGTCATCAAATGCGGCAAGAAGATCGGCTGCGCTGCAACCGCCAGTAGCCCAGCAAACTTTGTAGACAGCTAACCAAGCTGATGGAGCACCCCCTCTCGCCACTCCTTGAGCTAATCCCATAAAACTTGCATTTTCTACTGGAAGACCAGCTGCAGTAGATGATGTGTGAGTGCCATGGCCTGCAGCATCTCGGGGAGAAAAGAACTCAACCCCATCACTTGTATTTAGCTTTCCGAATTCAGCTTCATATCCTTTGATATACCAACGTGCACCAATAATTTTCCTGCCCAAAGTATATCATAACAGTAAGTGTTTGAAGATATAATCGAATTTAACATGCCTCAACCTTATAAGAATATAGGAAACGAAGTATGGAAACAGATTAGTACTTCTTTGTAACAAGGCAGATTCTTGACTCAAACATGGGAATTTCACAGTAAAAACTATCGTTAAGTCCAGAATTCAAAGTACACAAGTTAATCGGACGCTGAGAAAGTTGTGGCACATTTTCCTTGACTGCTAGAATAATATTACAGTTAAGCAaccaattttgatttttcttatcAAATAGCAGTGTTAAAATGATATATTGACTGGTCATACGACAACAATTTTATCAGGAAAGATAattcaatatgaaaaaaaaaaaaaaaaacaaagtgaaaTCAACCTATTACAGTGGGAGCTATTGAACTTCTCTCCTCCTTGACATATGCCTTTCCAACGAGATGGAATCTCTCCCATTCCCTCATCTTTGAAGCTTTCAGACTCAGGCCAGATTCCTGTTCAACAAAGTGAGCACAATTAAAGCCTGATCTCGTATAATATACAACCATATAAGGCATTTCTACACTAACCAGTGTCCATGACACCAATAATAGTCCCAAGTCCTGAATGACCCATTGAAAGAATTCCGTGTGCAATTTGAGGCTTTACTTGGAGGAAATCCCAACTTCTAGTCGTCTGCAGACTAAGAATTCGGTTTCGAACTACACGAACAACTCCTGGGAAATCTGCATTGTAGTACAAGAAAGGAGAATACCAACTACAATTACTTGTTAGAAAAGCATAAGTGTTATAGGAGAACAAAATTTACAGTTCACCAACATTGTAACACCTGCAATAAGCTTGGCTTGAGACTCAGTTAAGGCTGCAGCAAACCCTGAAAAGCCATGCTTGTAGCTATACAGAATCGACTCCTTGGCAGCTTCCTTGCTGTCAAATTGATATAACATGCTCTTACTTCATTGTTATGATCATAATTAGGTTCCAGTCACATAACTTTACAAGCAACAAGATGGTGAAAATGCATTTGGTGCACACAAATTTGAAGGAAACAGCCATTAAAATAACGGCCAACATACTTCACATGTGCTCGCACGATTTGTTTTGCTACTTAGGCGTATGCCACTATTAAATCAGCACTTATTCTAAAGAGAtgcatttaatcaattaatttatattctaacaatatacTTCACATGTAGACTCAAATTTCTCCTGAATATGTGAGTCCTagtacgtgaaatatttaactaaaatgaaaaGTGAATGATGGAGATAATATTCAAATTTAGAACCTTTGCTTCGATACTATgataaatcactacttatcccaaaaacttaagttaatagaattgatgaatttaaccatttaatttatattgtaacAGCCAAAGCACCTCTGCCTTTgttaccaccaccaccactaccATTAATTTTAGCTACACCACCGCCATGGTCACCCCATGTTTCTCAAATTCAATTAGAGCCTCTACCAACATCATATGCTATTTTCAAAAGACCAAAAGCAGCAGCCTGCTTTTTGGGAAATTTCATGGACACAGCAATCAAAACTTTCTCTCCTTTCACATAAGAACAGAACAAATTTcactaaatgaaaaataagaacGCTGACAAAAAGAAGTTAGAACTGAAACCTTCCAAGTATATTAGATAGGATGTCATGGTGCGAGTCTTGAACGAGTTCAGGCTCTTCATGCTGCCTCTCTCCCATATACACAATGTGAACCTGCCAAGaccaaagaaaaacacaaacccacgaaacaaatcaataaaaaaaaaaaacactcaatcGAGGAAGAAACAGAACAGAACAGAACCGACATAAGAAAACTCAAAACTCACATTGCTTGAAGCAAGTGCTAGAAGGAACAAAGACTGTTGCTTGGCAAGAAGAAGCAAAATGATACCATAAATCCAAGAAGAAGCCATTCCTCATGAGAACTCTACCTGAACTCAAAAAGACTGTTCGATTGTCACCCTTAATATTAATTCTTCCAGCCTTTGTGGGTGGGGGCGGTAGTATTTTGCTTGCTCCACTACTGCTACAAGCCTACAAGCATTTACACCAATAATGGATTGTTGCGCCAGATATGTGTAGTTATATATTTAGCTCTTGCACTCTCTGTTTACTGTTCGGTGAAACTGAAATGTGGAGGTAGTGGGATTATTGAGtgggagagagagtgtgtgatCGAGAGGATTGGATTTTTCTGATTGTGTGTCTTGTCGTCGGGAGCATACCCGAGGGGTTGActgtaattttcaaaaaaataaaaataaaaataaaaaaccagacAACAGGTGGTGTGAGATCACTTTCCCTGCTTTCCGACATGTCGGATTCATGAACTGGTTTTCATCACGTGTGGCTGCTCATAATCTCCATCCGGTGCATATAGATACTTTTACACCGTTTTTGTACAATTAGGGGTTTCAAAGTGtattatttgaaacaataatgatttttaaaacccagttataaataatataatttataaaagtatAGTTAAACGGATGATAAAATCTATAAAAGtaagtttttgtgattttaaaaatgtacAATCTTTAAAGATAAATACTAGTTATATGTACAATTTACCTACAAATAGTTTACTAGTTTACATGACATTGTCACGTTAATTCGGATTGTTTTTCGACGCAAATGAAAGAGTTCTACGTCGTTATTGAGAGCACTCTCATGAGTGGCCAACTACTTCCTTTAAGCTAAGAGGTTGGTTGGTCACCCCTATTGAACTTCTAAATGTGGTGGCACTGCCTCGAGTTATTGAAGTGACTGTGGCCACCCTCCAAGCAAGATTTGGTGCAAGACTAAAAACTTTTTGCAGACGTGACATAGACATATCAATACATAAGGTGGAGTGCGTAAAACGCACTTGCGAGTAGCATTACAAATCCAACCCCTCAtttaaaataccattttttgaaaatacacTCTCAAATGAACACTTTCCgctcttttatttaaaaagttgtgtTTGACCAATAAAATTGGGGGACCAGGCaatgttggaagtcccacattgcctgggtattaaagAGATGAGTCATTTATAAGGTTGAGGGTAAACCTCAattcttgagctagcttttgggttgagttaggcccaaaactcatttctaacatagtatcagagcctaacccaattaattggctgtgacccaccgtcacccattgtcgcacgtgttggcttggatgtcctcctgccacacgtgagggggcatgttggaagtcccacattgcctgggtattaaggagatgggccatttataatgtgaggggaaacctcaactcatgagctagcttttgagttgagttaggcccaagacccatttctaacatggtatcagagcctagcccaattggctgtggcccaccatgttggcttggatgtcctcccgccacacgtgagggggcgtgttggaagtcccacattgcctgagTATTAAAGAGATAAGTCATTTATAAGATGAGTCATTTATACTCaggcgtgttggaagtcccacattgcctgagTATTAAAGAGATGAGTCATTTATAAGGTTGAGGgtaaacctcaactcttgagctagcttttgggttgagttaggcccaaaactcatttctaaCAATCTTATTCTTAGCCGAttaatttgaaagtttaaggcTGATTGTGTGATcttctcttctcattttctctcttgtttttttcAAGTAGcttgagaacaaaaaaatttgatttgatagTTTGCCGTGGGAATTGTTCAAATGGTTTGAAACTCATCCTCGAATGCGCATGATACTGAAATTAATGATGTTtttacgcttttttttttttttttaaatgataagcATCCGAGATTAAGGACAACATAAGCTTGTAGCTTCTAACAAATACACTCCTATGATGATGGAATAACCACGTCATGGTTATACCTTCTTtcttgccacatcatttttaaaaaaaaaaaattttaaaatgtattgttcctaaatgccaaaatatttattgtttgaACATATGGTAGGAAGCAATTAATTAGAAGTTTTGCCTTTTGACCTTGGAAATTTGTTTAGTACTTACTATTCCACATCACTCTTCTTCAAATTATCTTgaccgttaaaaaaattatagcacaTACCATGATGTAGTTGTATTACTACACCTAAACCAAATCCATAATTCTATAGGGATTTGAGACTTTGGCCTACCGCCTACACTAAGCATCCCAATCAAACAATAAATGTCTGAAAAAATTACTTATGGTATTTtttatatgagtaatgctatttagtatactgttatacaattaaaattttatggcAGTCATGAAAATCAACCTTTCGTCTGTTATACAAGTATTGAAAATCAGCCTTTCAAGTTGTATGTCAGTctcataatataataataaaccTACGCCTAAGCAGTTTCTTCTTTCTAATCCTCACTTTGGCGGCTTCTCATGTAATTCACGTTTCCCACTTTCATGTTGGTCCATAATAATCATTCCTTCTTTAAAAAGACCATTGTTCTCAATGGTAAAATTAACACATGGatgactctgataccacttgttatgTGTTTGTGTAACTGCAAGTGTTGTGAGAGTGATTTaacaacaaaagagaaaattaaaagggTTTTAAGATAGGGTAATTCTAAGAATTATGAGCCTCGTGGTAAGGTATTTCGAAGAACCCTACACCTTTCAATCAAACGATTaactttcataaaaattatacttatgATATCTCTTTTATTATTGAACCTAGGGTGCCTTACACAGGTTTACAATAAGAATTGAAATAAAATCGTAACTCTAAATAATgctattaataataaataacattcttaatcttaattataatattatcatAAATGATAGTAATCAAAATTTGATCCAAGGGGGTCAATGCTCAACCCAATTTCATCCTTCCTTCTCATCTTTTTTCACaacatccatttgaaaaacaacaaaacattcGAGTGGATCTCACTAAGAAGAATGAGGGGTGACGATGCAGACATGCACTTTGGCATGCTTATTCTAAATGCTCTTTAAAAGGGGCCATCAACTAAAAATTTCAACCAATTTTATCGAGCTCGTTCGGCAACACTTTTTAGAGTATTTGTGTTTttgagtaaaataaataaataatataaacaaataatttcaaatacaaaatgtttacaaattactttcactttttagttacatcaaaaccaaaaaataaaaaacacactaaaaaattatgttatcaAACGAGCTCGATCATCCTTGAAAAGCACAAAATTTTACGACGGTTTAAATATCGTTAAGGCGATCGTGTCGACGGGTAACATAAAGTATTTCGAGTTTGTTTGTTTCTCAATCTTAATTACcgaactttcaaaaaaagttatcctTTCATCTTTTACGTCTTGGGGCAAACAAAATTGCAATACTTCGTTTTAACTGTCGACGCGATCGCCTCGaccacattttaaaattttgttaataataGGATTTCCTGGTCAGTATTTTAGTATTAATGCCACATATTCCAATGGCACAGTGTGGGTATCTTCCTTGTGCAAGTGTAATCGTTAAAAGCTGATCCCAATCCTGTCAAAAAAGGTCCCCCCCAAAGATTGCATAGTGGACTTTGTGAGTTGAAGTTTAACACTTGTTTGCGAGGACGATGTACAGAGACTGTGGAATCATCAGTGCATTCAAAGCTGgcatctttccttttttctctagagagagagaagagagagagagagggttgtTTGAGATTGAAGGTAGGTTGGGAAGTGCTGGGTAGCTGAGAAAAGACATTGGGGTCACACAAATGAATTATGTTAAGCTTAGAACAAGTTCTTTGCGCACCATTGACCTACCTAATTAACACTATCGATCACAGTTGTTACCCAAAAGCTAATGAAATCTGCTCTCATGATTAAACCAATTATTTAGCAACTTAACTAttccattaaaataaaataaaaaccatcgGCGGTGGTGGTTTAATGGAATTATGATCCTCTCCGGTTTAAATAAactagagaatatccagttaattatattagaagggtatttttattcattcaaaaagtgaaaagacaaaaatatcctgcacatataactaattggatcaTCTCCAATTCATGCTATTCCGGTTTAGTGGCCTCAAAGAAATCCACGAAGTTATTGGGCATATATTAAGGTAAGAGTTCGACTTCCGAAATGAGAATCATCAATCTATTAGTATTAGCCGTCTTGGGAGTCTCACTGATGTCTCGATGAGGATAGATCAAGTTATGACTTAGTTAGACTTGAGAGAGAACCTATGGTTCTCACCGTCTAAGCCATTTTTATGCGGTTTTTAGCGAGCAAGTGTTAATATGGTCACGTCTAACTAGAATAGTTGTTTTCTCCTGgcttttaaattagaaaaaaaaaaaaaaaaaagtaataaaataaaattacaaaaggaAAGGGTAAGAGACCCCaacaaatacccaaaaaaaaggtCAATACAAAAGACCTATGAGAGAGCCGCTTTGACGATGGTATGTGATGCAATCCGATAATTGGACCGCTCAATAAACAGAGGAGTATGCTTTGCGAGAGCTATGGAGGTTAAGGAAAATTAGTCTAAACAAAATTACATATTAATCAGTATTTTTATGGCCAATGTTTACTTTGCCAATCGCCATCAATCCCAAATACAAAAAGCAGAAAAGTGAGATGCATTATGTCTTACCGACCTTCCATTAAACAATATAGAGGTAGACGTAAAGTGGAAGATTTAGATGTGAATGATTCAAGGTGCCTTTAGTTAAGCTTAAACAAAAGGAAATAGTATCATTAATCATTGAACTTAAAACATTGTGGGATAAGGATCCTCACAAGTTAATTGTAGAGAATTTCAATGCAGCCATATATATTGCTTTTGAAAGTTTTCCTTGAATGTGGGAGAAGAGAGGGaaactcgaaaaaaaaaacatttataaatattaaaaaatacggagaaaaattaaaatatattttttcacaaaCTAAAACATTAATAATTATTACAAATTTATGTAAATGTAGTGAGCTGCATTTCCATAATTAGAGGGAACCGCATCGTACTACATAAGATAAGAAAAGACAAttcttgtaactcttgtcttAATATTTTGCATCATGATGACATGTTTGATCTTGGCTCAAACTAAGATCGAGCCGATCTAAATCATTATGGTCAGCTAAATGTCTGCTCGAGCCAAAATCAAGAGAAACTGAACCAAAATGGTTCTACTAAATGCCTGGTCCATCCAGCTCGAATGGTGCCTTCTCCACAATGCTGTAAACTTCTTTAACAGATGTGTTATTATTCAAGAAGATCTCGTTTGGAGTCGAGAAGCCTTGAATCATTTgtcaacaaataaaattacccATTTCTTTTTTCAGCAAAATAGACCTAATACCAAAAGGCAATTGTACAAAAACAGCATAAATAAGTATGCACAATCCTCTATTTGCCTATCtacctatttatttttatatatattacaaaaacaGCATAAATAAGTATGTACAATCCTCTATTTGCCTATCTAcctatttatctttttatatatatatatatatatttgtaaatggacatttttttttttataaaaaaaataataaattataagaaattgtTTCAACTGATTAGTACgttaaattaacatttatttttagaacacgtgatttttatatatatttttaatataaactaaTATTTGTCTTTAGAACACTTAATTCTTACGTGAAAATATCAAAACTAATAGAttgagtaagaagaaaactttgttcttcATCAATTTTCTCAAGAAATGGACAAATGAAACCACTATTTCATTATCTTAATGGGTTTTGCTTCTTTGCTTCATGTTACACATGCCACACTCAACAAAAGATGCAAATATACGTAATTTTATATCTCTTGACAATAAAACATTCGAAACATTTTTATATGTTGACATATGATTCAAGACTTCTAGATTAATTTTTACCCCAAAAAAGTATGAATTAAACTAAGAATCCGAATCAATCTAAAATAAGGTTAGTCTTATAATTtcccttaaaatattttttagtttttcattgaaaaatctaaaatgcTTTTATGGGACTCGAGTTAGAAATTGtccatttgaattttttcctaaaagggTTAACCATCTAAGGCCCTTAACTCATTTTATGAGCCTAAACTAGCCAACCATACAAGGCCCAATTATTTCAATAAGCCCTAAACAAGCCCTGAACAAGCCTAGCATGAAAAGGTTTTTGATTCCAATGCAGATAATTAGTAAGGTTTGACTTAGTTAATTATGGTTAAGGGTATATAAATCActtgattaataaaattttaggataaGTTGAAATCATAAGATTTTAAATCATATTTATTTGCAAAAGGCAATGGCGTGGAAAGCTACCAAGACTTCTGCTGTGACGATTTCTAAATTATCTACTTACCCATATACAAGAAATAAGGTTATAGAATGTTATTTTGGAAGGTGATCCACTCCAAGTGGTTAAAGCAGTGAATTCTACATGTTGAAACTGGAGTAGATTTGAACAACTAGTAGAGAACACTTGCATGGTTATAACTTCGCTACCTAGTAGGCAAATTAATCACATTTTCAGAGTTGTAAACATTGCAATATATCGGTTAGCAAAAGCAACCATTAAATCCATCATATATCAGGTTTAGTTAGAAGAAATTCTTACATGTATTTGTGATGTGATTTTGTTGAAGCAATCTCCTCTTCTTTCTAGATTGAGTAGAGAaagtaacacacacacacacacatatatatatatatatatatatatatatatatatatatattatgtcatGTGCCATGAATTAACGCATTAAAATATGCATGTTATTAATATTAGGTTTAAATTATGTTATGAATTAGACTATTTAATTATGAAATTCATTAGCTCTTATGGCCAGCTATAAAAGGCTTTTATCCAATTTTTACTAAAGGTGACAAGACTGacagttattaaccgctaatcgcctaAGCGGTTATGGTTAAtggttttaggttttgaaaaaaccgcTCACCGTTAACTGTTAACCACCTTTATGTATAttatgtaataatatatattatatttatatatatatatatatatatacataaaatgtttgtgtttaaatatagataaaaatgATGTTTGTATGCAGTGGTATTAttatattaccataaaaacgatgttactttttttaaaaaaaaattctttaaaaaacggttagcagttattagggttattaaccactaaccgttaggcggttagtCACATAGGTTAGCGAAGGcagttagtgaattttactaaccgcctatgTGATTACGATTAGCGATTTTAACCAATAACTACCAATCATAACCACATttttgcccataatttttactAAGCTAGTTGGGCACAATGCCAATGGCCTACACATTGAAGCCCATCGCATTGGGTCAACTCAAATACTAAGCTCACACAGTATAGTTTGTATTTTAAAAgggatatatatacatatacattttTCGAATTAGCTAtgatttttaagaattttttgctctgtgatgtaagggcgttatgctcgtgatccttcttcaatgagatttgaatttttttcaataaaaaaagagaaagaaaaaaagttgacaTGTATTCCGctaaaacatgtaaaaatcatatttttaaaatctatgTCAGTTTAATAGNNNNNNNNNNNNNNNNNNNNttttttttttttttaaaaaaaaattatttaaaggcggttagcagttattatggttattaaccactaaccgttagACGGTTAGTCACATAGGTTAGCGGAGGCaattagtgaattttactaaccacctaCGCAATTACGATTAGCAGTTTTAGCTAATAATCACATTTTCGCCCTTAATTTTTACTAAGCTAGTTGGGCACAATGTCAATGGCCTAGACATTGAAGCCCATCGCATTGGGTCAACTCAAATAATAAGCTCACACCCAAATGTGAGCTCAGTATAGTTTGTATTttaaaaggaatatatatatatatcaaattggTTATAacttttttagagttttttgcTATGTGATGTAAGAGCGTTAAGCTTGTGATCCTTCTTTAATGAGAttggaattttttcaaaaaaaaaaaaaaaaagttgacatgTATTCTGCtaaaatatgtaaaaatcatatttttagaatctatgtcagtttaatagatttaattagataatttttttttcaacccaatttgaagaaTAACATTATCTTCAACAAATAACCTTTGTAAAACTTTTGTTAATAATGCACAATATTCCAATGTGTTAAAGTATTACATAAAGTAATGATAAATCATTttcaataatataaatgaaagaCCTATATGCATGCtaataatatatacatttaGCACgtaaaataaaatgcaaattatGTGTATGACTAGCCGTAGACACCATAGTTTCACAAATTCTGTGatgcttatttttatttagggtATAGTTTataatcattttcttaatttcaaCTATAAGTCAAAATCAAATGAAGttgataaattaatatattataggttttaagtTTCATTTGTAaagattataatttaaaaaggaTAACTTGATACTTACACTACATGTTAACTATTTTTAAGGTTAATCTAttatagaaaacaaaatcataaacaTATCTGTAACTCACTCATtgtatataattattaattacagCTCACAAAATTAAATCATATCACAAAATTccaataaacttttttttggggtttttttttttacacaaatttTCTCCGACTTATTTCAATAAATGATAAatgtaatttaatatttttgggtttcaaaaaaaaaaaatatgagagatAACGCTAATCACCTATTGAAGTAGGTccttttttaaagaatttttgtttatttattttttcaatttcaccgtGTCTGAACGAAGGGATCAAAAGTTCAAACTGACTCCCCCAAACACACATTTgaaagcctctctctc from Corylus avellana chromosome ca1, CavTom2PMs-1.0 encodes the following:
- the LOC132170301 gene encoding subtilisin-like protease SBT3.9, with the protein product MASSWIYGIILLLLAKQQSLFLLALASSNVHIVYMGERQHEEPELVQDSHHDILSNILGSKEAAKESILYSYKHGFSGFAAALTESQAKLIADFPGVVRVVRNRILSLQTTRSWDFLQVKPQIAHGILSMGHSGLGTIIGVMDTGIWPESESFKDEGMGEIPSRWKGICQGGEKFNSSHCNRKIIGARWYIKGYEAEFGKLNTSDGVEFFSPRDAAGHGTHTSSTAAGLPVENASFMGLAQGVARGGAPSAWLAVYKVCWATGGCSAADLLAAFDDAIFDGVDVLSVSLGAPPPLDTYVDDVVSIGSLHAVAKGISVVCSAGNSGPYPQSVINTAPWVITVAASTIDRAFPTLISLGNNQTLVGQAFYTGKDMNKFHPIVQGEDIAAVDAYEDSAR